Proteins encoded within one genomic window of Natator depressus isolate rNatDep1 chromosome 1, rNatDep2.hap1, whole genome shotgun sequence:
- the THAP2 gene encoding THAP domain-containing protein 2 translates to MPTSCAAAGCAAVYNKSVNVSFHRFPLDPKRRKEWIRLVKRNNFVPGKHTFLCSNHFESSCFDLTGQTRRLRMDAVPTIFDFPAHLKLRTPMSRNLLKKKDAYIPEGVSNFKTNISCRQVLLEHSYAFRSPMEAKKRIIKLEKEIASLRRRMKNCIQKERRATQRWIEMTCLIKNLETNNILPGVTLDHILPNALRNLPLEDFKNILQEQQDHL, encoded by the exons ATGCCGACCAGCTGCGCGGCGGCGGGGTGCGCCGCCGTCTACAACAAGAGCGTCAACGTCAGCTTCCACCG ATTTCCCTTGGATCCCAAGAGAAGAAAGGAATGGATACGTCTTGTAAAACGCAATAATTTTGTGCCAGGCAAACACACTTTTCTTTGCTCAAATCATTTTGAATCCTCCTGTTTTGACCTAACTGGACAAACTAGACGACTTAGAATGGATGCTGTTCCTACAATTTTTGATTTCCCTGCTCATCTAAAACTCAGG ACACCTATGTCAAGAAATCTTCTGAAGAAGAAAGATGCTTATATCCCAGAAGGGGTATCTAACTTCAAAACAAACATTAGTTGTAGACAAGTACTACTTGAACACAGTTATGCTTTTAGAAGCCCCATGGAAGCCAAGAAAAGGATAATTAAGTTAGAAAAGGAGATAGCAAGCTTGAGAAGAAGAATGAAGAACTGCATTCAAAAAGAACGTAGAGCCACACAAAGATGGATAGAAATGACTTGCCTCATCAAAAACTTGGAAACAAATAATATTTTGCCAGGAGTTACATTGGACCACATTTTACCAAATGCCTTAAGAAACCTTCCCTTGGaagatttcaaaaatattttacaggaaCAGCAAGACCATCTATAA